A genomic segment from Dermatobacter hominis encodes:
- a CDS encoding magnesium transporter CorA family protein, with translation MSGVEITMTDDGWYHCSRNAFDPSDPRLADVFRTDMVRRLQEWMASGLRRGRTEWHDDYLLAVFVVPIMARSDVGAVDELPEVWTRQIVVLATRDAVLTIDDTPAGRPSVPPSVLDRVGAAAERRPGRLVALVMDEVATALVEIVDRFEDEAGRIEALLDEDTPHSRRGGTYLRDRIKGFRTALHEVRRAMQPTMEAVRQVVSGTDLKGEELFPADVERRLRDTLDKLMYAAESFEGVRDEAASLRDYHQARIANEQNEVMKTLTIVAALVLVPTFIVGFFGQNFEDMPGLRNGFWAAVVVMGAIVVAELVFLWWRGWIGNRGDSLVERAARAALDRASAPLRSVLSADGRDGT, from the coding sequence ATGTCGGGCGTGGAGATCACGATGACGGATGACGGTTGGTACCACTGCTCCCGCAACGCGTTCGATCCCTCCGACCCGAGGTTGGCGGACGTGTTCCGAACCGACATGGTCAGGCGGCTGCAGGAGTGGATGGCGAGCGGGCTGCGGAGGGGCCGGACCGAGTGGCACGACGACTACCTGCTCGCCGTCTTCGTCGTGCCGATCATGGCGCGGTCCGACGTCGGGGCCGTCGACGAGCTGCCCGAGGTCTGGACCCGCCAGATCGTCGTCCTCGCCACCCGCGACGCGGTCCTGACCATCGACGACACGCCCGCCGGTCGTCCCTCGGTCCCCCCGTCCGTGCTCGATCGGGTGGGTGCCGCCGCGGAGCGACGGCCGGGTCGGCTGGTCGCGCTGGTGATGGACGAGGTGGCCACTGCGCTGGTCGAGATCGTCGATCGGTTCGAGGACGAGGCCGGCCGGATCGAGGCGCTGCTCGACGAGGACACCCCCCACTCCCGACGTGGGGGGACCTACCTGCGTGACCGCATCAAGGGGTTCCGGACCGCGCTGCACGAGGTACGCCGGGCGATGCAGCCGACGATGGAGGCGGTGCGCCAGGTCGTGTCGGGCACGGACCTCAAGGGCGAGGAGCTCTTCCCGGCGGACGTCGAGCGCCGCCTGCGGGACACGCTCGACAAGCTCATGTACGCCGCCGAGTCGTTCGAGGGGGTCCGGGACGAGGCGGCGTCGCTCCGCGACTACCACCAGGCGCGGATCGCCAACGAGCAGAACGAGGTCATGAAGACGCTGACGATCGTCGCCGCGCTGGTGCTCGTCCCGACCTTCATCGTGGGGTTCTTCGGTCAGAACTTCGAGGACATGCCCGGCCTGCGCAACGGGTTCTGGGCGGCGGTCGTCGTCATGGGGGCGATCGTGGTGGCCGAGCTCGTCTTCCTCTGGTGGCGCGGCTGGATCGGCAACCGAGGGGACTCGCTGGTGGAGCGGGCGGCGCGTGCGGCGCTCGACAGGGCCAGCGCGCCGCTGCGGTCCGTCCTGTCGGCCGACGGCCGCGACGGCACGTGA
- a CDS encoding DUF3293 domain-containing protein: MSPAGIGREPEGLTLELARRDAELRGIPLDEALTARAAAFVDSQALVERWDGDVELEIELDGRWRPALEVARSTGTTWALLTAMDPLAQPLPDEVNEERNRRMAERLRAPLRSVGRARDGSWEEAGFAVPFDRPAIDAAQDFAQAAIYRVTPEVVQTVFLVGADPADLERLVGRSSPRS, translated from the coding sequence GTGAGCCCGGCGGGGATCGGGCGGGAGCCCGAGGGCCTCACGCTCGAGCTCGCCCGGAGGGACGCCGAGCTCCGCGGGATCCCGCTCGACGAGGCGCTCACCGCACGAGCGGCGGCGTTCGTCGACAGCCAGGCGCTGGTCGAGCGCTGGGACGGCGACGTCGAGCTGGAGATCGAGCTCGACGGACGCTGGCGACCTGCGCTGGAGGTCGCCCGCTCGACCGGGACCACCTGGGCGCTGCTCACGGCGATGGACCCGCTGGCCCAGCCGCTACCCGACGAGGTCAACGAGGAGCGGAACCGGCGCATGGCGGAGCGGCTGCGCGCCCCGCTGCGCTCCGTCGGGCGCGCACGGGACGGCAGCTGGGAGGAGGCCGGTTTCGCCGTCCCGTTCGACCGCCCGGCCATCGACGCGGCGCAGGACTTCGCGCAGGCCGCGATCTACCGGGTCACCCCCGAGGTGGTGCAGACGGTCTTCCTCGTCGGAGCGGATCCGGCCGACCTCGAGCGCCTGGTCGGCCGGTCCTCCCCTCGGTCCTGA
- a CDS encoding DUF1697 domain-containing protein — protein MADQRYVALLRGINVGGKNPVPMAELRELFGELGHDDVRTHIQSGNVLFSTGTARDSLEDDIEAALEERYGTRLVVVVRSLRQLRSVVRSAPDGFGDRPDEFHSDAVFLKSPLTAAKAMKVVQTREGVDEAWPGTGVIYFQRLSAARTKSRMSKIVGTPEYALMTIRSWSTTTKLLELLEADA, from the coding sequence ATGGCCGACCAGCGATACGTCGCACTGCTCCGCGGGATCAACGTCGGCGGGAAGAACCCCGTCCCCATGGCCGAGCTCCGGGAGCTCTTCGGGGAACTCGGTCACGACGACGTCCGAACCCACATCCAGTCGGGCAACGTGCTGTTCAGCACCGGCACGGCCCGGGACTCGCTCGAGGACGACATCGAGGCGGCGCTCGAGGAGCGGTACGGGACGCGGCTCGTCGTGGTCGTCCGGTCGCTGCGCCAGCTCCGGTCCGTCGTGCGCTCCGCACCGGACGGGTTCGGCGACCGACCTGACGAGTTCCACTCCGATGCGGTGTTCCTCAAGTCGCCGCTCACCGCCGCGAAGGCGATGAAGGTCGTCCAGACGCGCGAGGGGGTCGACGAGGCGTGGCCAGGGACGGGCGTCATCTACTTCCAACGGCTCAGCGCAGCGCGCACCAAGAGCAGGATGAGCAAGATCGTCGGCACCCCGGAGTACGCACTGATGACGATCCGGAGCTGGTCGACGACGACGAAGCTCCTGGAGCTGCTCGAGGCCGACGCCTGA